From a region of the Paludisphaera mucosa genome:
- a CDS encoding putative quorum-sensing-regulated virulence factor: MPCRCPKCGASLRVELDTPRDDRPKGGQTPPRPMTDGRAADFQMPFGKHKGRTLAQIADVDRDYLTWLADNVEPGSVQRAVRHFLQITSREAG; encoded by the coding sequence ATGCCTTGCCGCTGCCCCAAGTGTGGGGCGTCCCTTCGCGTCGAGTTAGACACGCCCCGCGACGACCGCCCCAAGGGCGGCCAGACCCCGCCCAGGCCGATGACCGACGGGCGGGCGGCGGATTTCCAGATGCCGTTCGGGAAGCACAAGGGCAGGACGCTGGCCCAGATCGCCGACGTCGATCGCGACTACCTGACGTGGCTCGCGGACAACGTCGAGCCAGGCTCGGTCCAGCGGGCCGTCCGGCACTTCCTGCAGATCACCTCGCGAGAGGCCGGCTGA